The Oncorhynchus masou masou isolate Uvic2021 unplaced genomic scaffold, UVic_Omas_1.1 unplaced_scaffold_19___fragment_2___debris, whole genome shotgun sequence genome window below encodes:
- the LOC135538923 gene encoding beta-1,3-galactosyltransferase 1-like, which translates to MPSKVSCLYLLTVVCWASALWYLSLSRPSTSYVGQLSIPIRQKTKLTKNVTFSNIRTRPLNPHAFDFVINEPKKCEMVAPFLVILISTTHKEFDARQAIRETWGDESTFGDGVRVLTLFLLGRNTDPVLNQMVEQESQIFHDVVVEDFIDSYHNLTLKTLMGMRWVATFCSKAQYVLKTDSDIFVNMENLVYNLLKPTSKPRRRYFTGYVINGGPIRDMRSKWYMPRDLYPEAKYPPFCSGTGYVFSADVAELIYKTSLHTRLLHLEDVYVGLCLRKLGIHPFQNSGFNHWKMAYSLCRYRRVVTVHQISPEEMHRIWNDMTSKKHLKC; encoded by the coding sequence ATGCCTTCAAAGGTCAGCTGCTTATACTTGTTGACGGTCGTTTGCTGGGCTAGCGCTCTCTGGTACCTGAGTCTGTCCCGTCCCTCCACCTCTTACGTGGGCCAGCTGTCCATCCCCATCCGCCAAAAGACCAAGCTCACCAAGAACGTGACCTTCAGCAATATACGGACTCGGCCGCTCAACCCACACGCCTTCGACTTTGTCATCAATGAGCCCAAGAAGTGTGAGATGGTGGCACCTTTCTTAGTCATCCTGATCAGCACCACCCACAAGGAGTTTGATGCACGTCAAGCGATTCGAGAGACGTGGGGCGACGAGAGCACGTTCGGCGATGGCGTTCGCGTCCTCACACTCTTTCTGCTTGGGAGGAACACGGACCCGGTGCTCAACCAGATGGTGGAACAGGAGAGCCAGATCTTCCACGATGTCGTGGTGGAGGACTTCATAGACTCCTACCACAACCTCACCCTCAAGACCCTGATGGGCATGCGCTGGGTGGCCACCTTCTGCTCCAAGGCACAGTACGTCCTCAAGACGGACTCGGACATCTTCGTCAACATGGAGAACCTGGTCTACAACCTCCTCAAGCCCACCTCCAAGCCGCGGAGACGCTACTTCACGGGTTACGTCATCAACGGAGGTCCGATTAGAGACATGCGCAGTAAGTGGTACATGCCCAGAGACCTTTACCCTGAGGCTAAGTACCCGCCTTTCTGCTCGGGCACTGGGTACGTGTTCTCGGCAGATGTGGCCGAGCTCATCTACAAGACGTCCCTGCACACCAGACTGCTCCACCTGGAGGATGTGTACGTGGGGCTGTGTCTTCGCAAGCTGGGTATCCACCCCTTCCAGAACAGTGGCTTCAACCACTGGAAGATGGCCTACAGTCTGTGCCGCTACAGACGGGTCGTAACGGTCCACCAGATCTCCCCGGAGGAGATGCACCGCATCTGGAATGACATGACCAGCAAGAAACACCTCAAGTGTTAA